Part of the Caldisericia bacterium genome is shown below.
GAAACTCTACAAGCTTGAAGGAGAGTTTATAAAGGCAGGAATAGAATACATGTGGCGACTTCCATTTACGAGACTTGGAGACCCAGATGAGGTGGCGAGGATTGTCCTTGTTCTTGCGAGCGACTTTTCCACATATGTCAACGGTACCCTTGTTGTAGTTGACGGAGGCTTCCTCTCCGCATAAGTTTTAATGGAGTAGTTTCCATTTTTTGATTTTAAATTCCTGGTTTAAGTAATAGAATTTTGAAAATTTTATTTTTTGTTGTATAGTAATTTATGATAAAAAAACCTTCGGGGTCGGGTGGAATTCCCTACCGGTGGTAATGGGTCCTTTGGACCTTAGCCCACGAGCCTCCCTAAGGGGAGGCAGATTCAGGTGAGATTCCTGAGCCGACGGTGAAAGTCCGGATGGGAGAAGGTTCCCTCCCCGAAGAAAAGGAGGGATTTATGAAGAAGAGTCTTAGAGATCTTATGTATGGGGCTTTGCTTTCAGCCCTTGCTTTCGTTTCTATGTATCTAATTCAAATTCCAATCTTTCCAGCTGCACCCTATCTTCAGTTTGATCCATCAGAGATCTTCTCTCTCTTTGCAGCTTTCTTTATTTCTCCATTGATGGGTGTTCTTGTTACCCTTGTAAAAGTGATTCTATTTTATCTTGTAAAGCAGAGTGGAGGTATTATTGGTTCAATCTTGAACTTTCTTGCAGTATCAAGTTTTGTGTATGTAGCCGGTGTAATTTACAGAAAGAGAAAGAGTTTTCTCCTGCCACTTGTTATGGGAACCCTTGTTAGAGTTGTTGTAATGATTCCATCAAACATCTTTTTTCTTCCCCTATACCTTGGAGTCCCTGTAAAGGATGTAGCAGTTTATCTCTATTCAATTAACATCCCCTTTAATGTAATTGTGAGTGGTATAAATGGC
Proteins encoded:
- a CDS encoding SDR family oxidoreductase; translation: KLYKLEGEFIKAGIEYMWRLPFTRLGDPDEVARIVLVLASDFSTYVNGTLVVVDGGFLSA
- a CDS encoding ECF transporter S component, which gives rise to MKKSLRDLMYGALLSALAFVSMYLIQIPIFPAAPYLQFDPSEIFSLFAAFFISPLMGVLVTLVKVILFYLVKQSGGIIGSILNFLAVSSFVYVAGVIYRKRKSFLLPLVMGTLVRVVVMIPSNIFFLPLYLGVPVKDVAVYLYSINIPFNVIVSGINGFLFVIIVYSLRRIPELKKILGNA